The Pseudomonas rhizosphaerae genomic sequence TTGCACAGCCCTGGATACAGATAGGTGTAGTCATAACCTGCACCGAACAGCGTGTTCATGCGGCCCTTGATCTGCTCGTTCACCGGATTGAACTGGGCCAACCCCAGGGTAGCGATGAACGCTCCAATCAAACGGTCACCGGGCAAATCGATGCCTTCCCCGAACGCACCGCCCAGCACCGCAAAACCCACACCGCGACTGGTGGAGGTGAAACGGGCAAGAAAGTCCCGCCGCGCGCCTTCATCCATCTTGCGTGCCTGGGCCCACTGCTCGATGTCTGGGTAACGCTCAGCCAGCAAGGCCTCGACCTGCTGCAGATAGTCGAAGCTGCTGAAAAACGCCAGGTAGTTGCCTGGCCGAGCCTGGTACTGTTTGGCGATCAATTCCACGATGGGCCCCAGCGACGCTTGCCGATGGTTGAAGCGCGTGGAGATGTTGTCGACGATGCGCACTTCCAGTTGTTCGGCGCTGAACGGCGATTGCACATCGATCCAGGCGTGATCCTTGGGCAGGCCGAGCAGGTCGGCATAATACCGGCGCGGGCTGAGCGTGGCCGAAAACAGGATGGCACTGCGCGCCGCCGCGATGCGCGGACCGAGCAAGGGCGCCGGAACGATATTGCGCAGGCACAGCTGCGACTGCGTACGCTTGCCTGGGCCGTCGCGGCGGCTGACATCGAACACATAGTGTTCGTCGAACAACTCCGCCACGCGGGTGAACTGCAGCGCCTGGAAATAAAAGTCCAGCAGTAGCGGATCGATACCCTGTGGTTTTGCGTTCATCTCGTCGCCGATCAAGCTGATGCAGCGCAGCAGGGCCAGGATCAATTTGTCCGGCAACCGTGCGTGCGCCTGATACGGTGCAAGCTGATCGGCATGCAGGGCGTTCCATTCCCGGTTCAGGCGCTGCAACGGGCTCTTGAGCTTGCTCGGCGGCGCAGCGCGCACTGCCTGCAAAGTGCGTTGGTCGAGGGTGGCGCTGTACATGCCGCGTGCCCGCTCGACCAGATTGTGTGATTCGTCGACCAGCACCGCGATGCGCCACTGTCGCTCCTGCGCCAGGCCGAACAGCAGGGCATTGAGGTCGAAATAGTAGTTGTAGTCGCCGATGACGATGTCGGCCCAGCGCGCCAGTTCCTGGCTCAGGTAATACGGGCAGACCTGGTGCGCCAGGGCCGTCTGGCGAACCTGGGCCTGATCGAGAATTTGCAGGCGCACGGCGTCTTCGCGCGCCGCAGGCAAGCGGTCGTAGAAGCCCTTTGCCAAAGGGCAGGATTCGCCGTGGCAGGCTTTGTCCGGATGTTCGCAGGCCTTGCTCCGCGCCACCATTTCCAGCGTACGCAGCGGCAAGCCGGGTTGGCGATGCAGCTGCGCCACGGCCTCCAGGGCCAGGGCGCGGCCGGGGCTCTTGGCGCTGAGGAAGAAGATCTTGTCCAGTTGCTGCGGGACCATCGCCTTGAGCAACGGAAACAGGGTCGCCAGGGTCTTGCCGATACCGGTGGTGGCCTGAGCCATGAGGCAGCGCCCGGTGCTGACAGCCTTGTACACGGTCTCCGCCAACTCGCGCTGGCCGACGCGAAAGTCGGCATGGGGGAAGGTCAACGCGCGCAAGGCCGCGTCCCGCTCGGCGCTGCGAGCCAGTTCCTGACGCGCCCAGTTCAGGAAGCGCGAGCACAGCCGTTCGAAATGCGCTTCCAGGTCCTGCGCCTGACACTGCTGGCTGAACACCGTCTGCTTGTCGTAATCGACATCGAAATACACCAGGGCCACATCCATGCGCGTCAGCTGCAATTGCTGGCACATCAGCCAGGCATAGACCTTGGCCTGGGCCCAATGCAGTTGACGATGGTTGTCAGGCTGCAGATCGAGGTCGCCGCGATGGGTCTTGATCTCTTCCAGGCGGTTGAGCACCGGGTCATAGCCGTCGGCACGGCCGCGCACCAGCAGTTCGTGGTACTGACCGCTGAGGGTGACTTCGCTCTGGTAGCCGGCATCGCGGCCCTGGGTGACCCGGCGGTGGCCAAGCATGCCTTCCTGGGCCGACGGCGATGGCGTGAAGCGCAGGTCCAGGTCGCCGACCTTGGCCGTGAACTCGCATAAGGCCCGGACGGCCACGGTATAGCTCACGCGGGCTGTCCTGCCCACTCCACGTAGCAGACCTGCACCGGCAATCCATGGCGAGCGCAGAACTCCAGCCAGCGCAGTTGGTTGTCCTGCAAGCGGTCGCCGGGCCCTTTGACCTCGATCATCAGGTAGCGACCTTCGGCGGGCCAGAATTGGATGAGGTCGGGCATGCCGGTACGGTTGGCCTTGACGTCTTCCAGCACGCGGTCGAAGCAGTGCTTGAGGTGCTGCGCCGGAATGCAGCCCAAGGCCAGCTCCAGCAGGGTTTCGTCGAGCATGCCCCAATGCACGAAGGGCGACTGCAAGCCCCGCTTCTCTTGCCAGGTCTGGCGGATGGTGTGCTTGTAGCGGCCGTCGTCCAGCTCGCCCAGGCACGCGTCGAACAGCGCACTGCGGCGTTGGCGGAAGTCGGGCTGGTGCAGGTCGGCCGGACCGTTCTGGAACGGGTGAAAAAACGCCCCGGGCAACGGTGCGAAAATCGCCTTCCAGCACAGCAGGCCGAACAAGGCATTGAACAAGGTGTTCTCGACGTAATGCACCGGAGCATCTTCGCTGTGCAGCGAGGCCGCCACGCGGCGCTCGACACTCAAGCGTTGTTCGCACAGCACCAGCGTCAGGTCCAAGCGTGCGACCTTGGCGGCGTGGCGCTTGGGTTGGGCCGGCAAACCCAGGTGCCGGCGCAAGCGCGGCAGCATGCGTGGCAGTTGCTGCGCCTCGGCCGGGTTCAGCGGCGCCAGGCTGGCCTGCTCGGCCAACGCCAGCGCCTGGGCGTATTCGCCACACAGCTCGAGCACGCGAATGATCCGCGCCCGTGCCTGGGCGAACTCGCAGCTGCGATACACCACAAGAGCCTGCTGCAGATCCTGCTGACGCTCGCAGGCGTACCCTAGCCGGAACAACAGCTTCTGCCGACGGCTCTGCAACCAGGACTTTTCAGTGGTCACGGCGAGCAGTTGGCGATGAATGTCTTCACAAGGCAGGCCGGCCTCCATCGCTTCGCTGCAGGCGTGCAGGGCCAGCCCGGCGGCGACATCGTCGCGGTGGGTCAGCCCGCGGGACTCGGGCGCCAATTGCACCGACTCGTAGCGGTACACGCCCAGGTCGGCCAACACGAATTCGGTCCAGCCCTGATGCAGGTTGCCGAAAAACAGCAAGCGCAGCCGGTCGCAGAGCGCCTGCACGGTCAGGCAATAGAGCGTGTCGGCCAACGTAGGGCACCATGCCTGGAAGGGCTGCGCCGGCCATTGGTGTTCGGCGAGGGCCAGCAGCAACTGCGGCTTGGGCAATGACGACTTGGTGATGTGGGCCGAAAAGCAGGTGACGATTTCCGGCTTGAGCAACACCTCGCCCACCTGCTCCAACGTCAAGGGCGCCTGATCCATCAGGTAACCGCTGGCCAACAGCGGACCCGCCGCCTCGTGCGGGCAGCCGATCTCTGCGTAGTCGAGGCGACTGGCGCGAAACATTTCACCCTTGCGCATGATCATGCGCACCAGCAGCGCCTGGGACGGCTGCGGCAGCGTCTCGAAACGCTGGATGAAACCCAGCTCCTCGGTATCCAGCACGTCCAGGTAGCGTTGTTCGAGCCACGCCAGCACGCGACGGAAATTGGCCAGGTAGTAGAAAGGGTCTTCAAGCGGTGCAAATGCCACGTTGTCGCCAAACCAGAGTCGTGAAAGTCACTGGTTATACATACAGAAAAAAGCCAAGGCAATCGGAAATGGACCGATGGTGCCCTACACCCCGTGTGCCTCCAACGCTGCTGACAGCGCCGTGGCGCAGCGCTCCCACTGCTCGGTCGAAT encodes the following:
- a CDS encoding ATP-dependent DNA helicase — encoded protein: MSYTVAVRALCEFTAKVGDLDLRFTPSPSAQEGMLGHRRVTQGRDAGYQSEVTLSGQYHELLVRGRADGYDPVLNRLEEIKTHRGDLDLQPDNHRQLHWAQAKVYAWLMCQQLQLTRMDVALVYFDVDYDKQTVFSQQCQAQDLEAHFERLCSRFLNWARQELARSAERDAALRALTFPHADFRVGQRELAETVYKAVSTGRCLMAQATTGIGKTLATLFPLLKAMVPQQLDKIFFLSAKSPGRALALEAVAQLHRQPGLPLRTLEMVARSKACEHPDKACHGESCPLAKGFYDRLPAAREDAVRLQILDQAQVRQTALAHQVCPYYLSQELARWADIVIGDYNYYFDLNALLFGLAQERQWRIAVLVDESHNLVERARGMYSATLDQRTLQAVRAAPPSKLKSPLQRLNREWNALHADQLAPYQAHARLPDKLILALLRCISLIGDEMNAKPQGIDPLLLDFYFQALQFTRVAELFDEHYVFDVSRRDGPGKRTQSQLCLRNIVPAPLLGPRIAAARSAILFSATLSPRRYYADLLGLPKDHAWIDVQSPFSAEQLEVRIVDNISTRFNHRQASLGPIVELIAKQYQARPGNYLAFFSSFDYLQQVEALLAERYPDIEQWAQARKMDEGARRDFLARFTSTSRGVGFAVLGGAFGEGIDLPGDRLIGAFIATLGLAQFNPVNEQIKGRMNTLFGAGYDYTYLYPGLCKVVQAAGRVIRGQEDRGVVVLIDDRFAEARVKSLFPRWWHV
- a CDS encoding VRR-NUC domain-containing protein, whose translation is MAFAPLEDPFYYLANFRRVLAWLEQRYLDVLDTEELGFIQRFETLPQPSQALLVRMIMRKGEMFRASRLDYAEIGCPHEAAGPLLASGYLMDQAPLTLEQVGEVLLKPEIVTCFSAHITKSSLPKPQLLLALAEHQWPAQPFQAWCPTLADTLYCLTVQALCDRLRLLFFGNLHQGWTEFVLADLGVYRYESVQLAPESRGLTHRDDVAAGLALHACSEAMEAGLPCEDIHRQLLAVTTEKSWLQSRRQKLLFRLGYACERQQDLQQALVVYRSCEFAQARARIIRVLELCGEYAQALALAEQASLAPLNPAEAQQLPRMLPRLRRHLGLPAQPKRHAAKVARLDLTLVLCEQRLSVERRVAASLHSEDAPVHYVENTLFNALFGLLCWKAIFAPLPGAFFHPFQNGPADLHQPDFRQRRSALFDACLGELDDGRYKHTIRQTWQEKRGLQSPFVHWGMLDETLLELALGCIPAQHLKHCFDRVLEDVKANRTGMPDLIQFWPAEGRYLMIEVKGPGDRLQDNQLRWLEFCARHGLPVQVCYVEWAGQPA